Proteins encoded within one genomic window of Besnoitia besnoiti strain Bb-Ger1 chromosome II, whole genome shotgun sequence:
- a CDS encoding 3'-5' exonuclease domain-containing protein (encoded by transcript BESB_038300) encodes MEIVQVGVACSLRGAPHPALQRHFLRRCRSRRTSDFPILSKSSEASALVPSPCRCPCTSASQSSSSSSFPSPFSSASAPVLSSYPGASRASSPRRCSPAVARPSALSTLPSGRPSASLCSSTWSASHFLVRSAPLVENPTTCSSANRRIPDPRQIAGVGLCTRQLPSVSVSPVAFSVFFFRFLTPDSLSLFTPGPSASRSTALLSVRRPAATLPRQPQPSSSASSTPRLSVRARSSSPRPLSAICLGHPPLPQARARLCERALSSYSSGAGSRPASSLASGDARRSRKVHLVDDPDDCDAILDEVFFRPASSALLPASPLTTYLVVQRQIAASQSPFLTGDLSRQVVALDCEGVALGRFGRVCTVQLATASHTLLLDAFKTGIVGENPKLKEILESPHIVKVCHDCREDASALFHQHGIRLRNVFDTQVAHQVLCERDGEAPFQASLTELLRSFLNLRDHGVSAQAKRAMEADPSVWCGRPLSTDLLRYAVFGVSHLLDLAHVLAFHLGSCTEVVRRSCRKYLPYRHLNTHLNSPAEISATGAIIQGMVAARTCAGLTFKLNCGRNGVVSTPAALSRFHDVNLGDIVDVQVAGQSQDGQIVYLDRYDGLYNYWSLKERPRTRHKTGMALTSESEVDPLLLLAPDEEETQ; translated from the exons ATGGAGATTGTGCAAGTTGGCGTCGCATGCTCTCTAAGAGGGGCCCCGCatccggcgctgcagcgccatTTCCTTCGCCGGTGTAGGAGCCGACGGACAAGCGATTTCCCTATTCTGTCCAAAAGCTCAGAAGCGTCTGCATTAGTTCCTTCGCCGTGCCGGTGCCCCTGCACCTCTGCATCAcagtcgtcgtcttcttcatcgtttccttcgccgttttcctctgcctcggcgccggtCTTGTCATCGTATCCCGGGGCCTCGCGTgcatcgtcgcctcgccggtgTTCGCCCGCTGTAGCGCGTCCCTCGGCATTGTCGACGCTTCCATCCGGTCGGCCGTCTGCATCCCTTTGTTCGTCAACCTGGTCGGCTTCACACTTTCTCGTTCGTTCAGCGCCGCTTGTGGAGAACCCCACGACCTGTTCCAGTGCGAATCGCAGAATCCCTGATCCTCGCCAAATCGCCGGGGTGGGACTTTGCACGCGCCAGTTGCCTTCTGTCTCGGTTTCACCTGTTGCTTTTtcagtttttttctttcgcttcCTGACTCCTGATTCTCTGTCATTGTTTACGCCGGGCCCTAGCGCCTCGCGTTCAACGGCTTTACTCTCTGTTCGCCGCCCGGCGGCAACCCTCCCGCGTCAGCCCCAGCCTTCATCATCCGCTTCGTCAACTCCTCGGCTTTCTGTCAGAGCGCGCAGCTCATCTCCACGTCCGCTGTCAGCCATTTGCCTCGGGCATCCTCCCCTtcctcaggcgcgcgcgcgcctctgtgaGCGCGCGCTGTCGTCTTACTCTTCAGGTGCTGGATcccgccccgcctcctcgttgGCGTCTGGGGATGCCCGTCGCAGTCGAAAAGTCCACTTGGTCGATGACCCCGATGACTGCGACGCCATTCTCGACGAGGTCTTCTTCCgccccgcgtcctctgcgctgcttccggcctcgccgctgaCGACTTACCTCGTCGTGCAGCGGCAGATCGCTGCGTCGCAGTCGCCGTTCCTCACGGGAGACCTGTCGCGGCAGGTTGTGGCGCTCGACTGCGAGGGCGTGGCTCTCGGCCGTTTCGGGCGAGTCTGCACGGTGCAgctcgcgaccgcgagccACACGCTGCTTCTTGACGCGTTCAAAACGGGCATCGTCGGCGAAAACCCAAAGTTGAAGGAAATCCTCGAGTCGCCGCATATCGTCAAG GTCTGCCACGACTGTCGAGAAGACGCGTCGGCGCTCTTTCATCAGCACGGGATTCGGCTGCGGAACGTATTCGACACGCAG GTGGCGCACCAAGTGCTGTGCGAgagggacggcgaggcgcctttCCAGGCGTCGCTCACAGAGCTCTTACGGAGTTTCCTCAACCTCCG TGACCACGGCgtctcggcgcaggcgaaacGCGCGATGGAAGCAGATCCCTCCGTCTGGTGCGGGCGCCCGCTGAGCACAGACCTTCTGCGCTACGCAgtcttcggcgtctcgcaCCTCCTCGACCTCGCGCACGTCCTCGCCTTTCATCTGGGCT CGTGCACCGAGGTCGttcggcgcagctgccgaaaGTACCTGCCATATCGACACCTGAACACCCACCTGAACTCTCCGGCGGAGATCTCAGCGACCGGCGCAATCATTCAGG gcatggtcgcggcgcggacgtGTGCCGGCCTAACCTTCAAGTTGAACTGCGGCAGGAACGGCGTCGTTTCAACGCCcgctgcgctctcgcgcttccaCGACGTGAACCTCG GAGACATCGTCGATGTGCAGGTGGCGGGGCAGTCTCAAGACGGCCAGATCGTCTACCTAGACCGCTACGACGGCCTGTACAACTACTGGAGTCTCAAGGAAAG GCCTCGAACGCGGCACAAGACGGGAATGGCGTTAACGAGT GAATCCGAGGTTGATCCTCTGCTGCTCTTGGCcccagacgaagaggaaacaCAGTGA
- a CDS encoding SAG-related sequence (encoded by transcript BESB_038310), with protein MKDPVAGENACAIIITVMRKPLPPFPDQVYSCSPSKGTDLVVSTAKCAVKMKCPTNLALQPSDDATAYDDKNGGAERLVSRTASQ; from the exons ATGAAGGATCCTGTAGCAGGGGAAAACGCCTGCGCGATCATCATCACCGTGATGCGGAAGCCCCTTCCGCCATTCCCTGATCAAGTTTACAGTTGCTCCCCAAGCAAAGGCACAGACCTGGTTGTCTCGACAGCCAAGTGTGCGGTGAAGATGAAGTGCCCCACGAACCTCGCTCTTCAGCCTTCGGACGACGCCACAGCGTACGACGACAAGAACGGCGG GGCTGAGCGCTTGGTTTCCCGCACCGCGTCTCAATAG
- a CDS encoding hypothetical protein (encoded by transcript BESB_038320): MTGIVWALLTLCVFSARCGYCTKQEIHDISEKECREGKVSLPLPADQDTLVFKCGNKFPKLDPVGGDTVYEDETKIKEQATQLGALLSGATLKPDASTQTNTLHVTERKQENVKLVYVCKKGASSAGAHSLSERLHEVDEREGLSGSSPDQCIVIINVDGKPQTAHPDVNLEKPHPEHQSQETPAPDTVYTCSPGHDADIVVSKPNADVKLKCADYPKLTLKPAEELNAFNGQDGKCGEVKPLATLAPGVKRTTPSEDGTYTLSVSSLPAGSESKAFCYRCEAEAGLSGKEAGQACEFRITVKPDGADESGVSRVNGSSVGFTSAAVFAVGVSTGFY; the protein is encoded by the coding sequence ATGACGGGAATAGTCTGGGCTTTGTTGACTCTCTGCGTGTTCTCGGCAAGGTGCGGCTACTGCACCAAGCAAGAAATTCACGACATCTCGGAGAAGGAATGCAGAGAGGGGAAGGTTTCGTTGCCGCTGCCGGCAGACCAGGACACGCTGGTTTTCAAATGCGGCAACAAGTTCCCTAAACTCGATCCTGTTGGAGGGGACACTGTCTACGAGGACGAGACCAAGATAAAGGAGCAGGCGACTCAGCTGGGCGCGCTCCTGTCCGGTGCTACTCTTAAGCCTGACGCCAGCACGCAAACCAACACCCTTCATGTTACGGAACGAAAACAGGAAAACGTCAAACTTGTCTACGTTTGTAAAAAAGGCGCATCAAGTGCCGGAGCTCACTCGCTTTCTGAGCGATTGCACGAGGTTGACGAGCGGGAGGGACTATCTGGATCGTCTCCCGACCAGTGTATTGTGATTATCAACGTCGATGGAAAACCCCAAACAGCCCATCCTGACGTCAACCTTGAGAAGCCTCACCCAGAACACCAAAGCCAAGAAACACCGGCGCCAGACACAGTCTACACCTGCTCTCCGGGACATGACGCAGATATTGTCGTCTCCAAGCCCAACGCTGACGTGAAGCTGAAGTGCGCGGATTACCCCAAACTCACTCTGAAGCCTGCAGAAGAGCTGAATGCGTTCAACGGCCAGGATGGCAAATGCGGCGAGGTGAAGCCTCTGGCTACGCTTGCGCCTGGGGTGAAGAGAACAACGCCGAGTGAGGACGGCACGTACACCCTGAGTGTTTCCAGTCTGCCGGCCGGTTCTGAGTCGAAGGCGTTTTGTTACCGTTGCGAGGCTGAGGCTGGGCTGTCTGGGAAGGAGGCTGGTCAGGCGTGTGAGTTCCGCATTACGGTGAAGCCTGATGGTGCAGATGAGTCCGGCGTTAGTCGAGTGAACGGTTCGAGCGTCGGTTTCACCTCAGCTGCTGTTTTTGCTGTGGGAGTGTCTACTGGCTTCTACTGA